A region of Mammaliicoccus sp. Dog046 DNA encodes the following proteins:
- a CDS encoding succinate dehydrogenase cytochrome b558 subunit — MASSEKQFILRRIHSLLGVIPIGIFLIQHLLINHFATISPEAFNKASDFMWNLPFKIVLEVVVIYIPILFHAIYGLYIAFTAKENIGRHSLFRNWMFLLQRVTGIISFIFIAVHVYQTRIQAALGHHVDFDMVSDILSNPISLILYVVGVLSVIFHFSNGLWSFFITWGITQSPKSQRIMTYVTLFVFIVVSIIGLRAIFAFV; from the coding sequence TTGGCGTCAAGCGAAAAACAGTTTATATTACGTCGTATTCATTCATTATTAGGTGTAATTCCTATAGGGATATTCTTAATTCAGCATTTATTAATTAACCACTTTGCAACTATTAGCCCGGAGGCATTTAATAAAGCTTCGGACTTTATGTGGAACTTACCATTTAAAATTGTATTAGAGGTTGTAGTAATTTATATTCCTATACTATTCCACGCTATTTATGGATTATACATAGCGTTTACTGCTAAAGAAAATATTGGCAGACACTCATTATTTAGAAACTGGATGTTTCTATTACAACGTGTTACAGGCATCATTTCATTTATCTTTATTGCCGTACACGTATACCAAACACGTATTCAAGCTGCATTAGGTCATCATGTTGATTTTGATATGGTTTCAGATATATTATCTAATCCTATTTCACTCATCCTTTATGTTGTTGGTGTTCTAAGTGTTATATTCCATTTCTCAAATGGTTTATGGTCATTCTTCATCACTTGGGGAATCACACAATCACCTAAATCACAACGTATCATGACTTATGTAACTTTATTCGTATTTATCGTAGTTAGTATTATTGGCTTAAGAGCTATATTTGCATTCGTATAA
- the uvrC gene encoding excinuclease ABC subunit UvrC: MEDYQLKIKQKLDVLPTEPGCYIMKDRHQSVIYVGKAKRLRNRVRSYFTGAHDEKTTRLVAEIRDFEFIVTSSEIESLLLELNLIKKHHPRYNILLKDDKSYPFIRITNEKHPRLLVTRTVKKNSGKYFGPYPNAYAAHETKKLLDRIYPLRKCVTMPNKLCLYYHIGQCLGPCVYPVEQSEYQTMIKEITDFLNGDDKTIVNDLNEKMMAASEALKFEEAKEYRDLIQHIEMLNYKQNMMSADMTMRDIFGYSVDKGWMCIQVFFIRQGKLIERQASMVPIIQTAEEEFYTFIGQFYSLNQHLTPKEIHIPKNLDLETVESVVDAKVVQPQRGKKKEMIDLAIKNAKIALKNKFELIAKDESRTVKAIDNLGEAMGIQTPIRIEAFDNSNIQGVDPVSVMVAFVDGKPSKKDYRKYKIKTVDGPDDYKSMQEAVRRRYTRVLKEGLPIPDLIIVDGGKGHMSSVREVLENELGLDIPIAGLSKNDKHQTSELLYGMQAEIIPLKKNSQEFYLLQRIQDEVHRFAISFHRSTRQKTTLKSALDDIEGIGPKRKQNLLKHFGSIKKMREADMEAFTNLGLPKKVAENLIEKLKS; the protein is encoded by the coding sequence GTGGAAGACTACCAATTAAAAATAAAACAAAAATTAGATGTATTACCTACTGAACCGGGTTGTTATATTATGAAAGATAGACACCAGTCTGTGATTTATGTCGGGAAGGCAAAACGACTAAGAAATAGAGTGAGAAGTTATTTTACCGGGGCACATGATGAGAAGACAACACGTTTAGTAGCTGAGATTAGAGATTTTGAATTTATTGTTACATCTAGTGAAATTGAATCTTTATTATTAGAGTTAAATCTTATAAAGAAACATCACCCTAGATATAACATTTTGTTAAAAGACGATAAAAGTTATCCATTTATTAGAATAACAAATGAGAAACATCCACGCTTACTCGTAACGCGTACAGTTAAAAAGAATTCAGGTAAATATTTCGGACCTTATCCAAATGCATATGCTGCACATGAAACTAAAAAATTATTAGATCGCATATATCCTTTAAGAAAATGTGTCACAATGCCAAATAAATTGTGTTTATATTACCACATTGGGCAATGTTTAGGCCCTTGTGTTTATCCTGTAGAACAATCTGAATATCAAACAATGATTAAAGAAATTACAGATTTCTTAAATGGTGATGATAAAACGATTGTGAATGACTTAAATGAGAAAATGATGGCTGCGAGTGAAGCATTAAAATTTGAAGAAGCAAAAGAATATAGAGATTTAATACAACATATAGAAATGTTGAATTATAAGCAGAACATGATGTCAGCAGATATGACTATGAGAGATATCTTTGGTTATTCAGTTGATAAAGGCTGGATGTGTATTCAAGTATTTTTCATTAGACAAGGAAAGCTCATTGAAAGACAAGCCTCAATGGTGCCAATTATACAAACTGCAGAAGAAGAGTTTTATACATTTATTGGTCAGTTTTATAGTTTGAATCAACATTTAACGCCAAAAGAAATTCATATACCAAAAAATCTAGATTTGGAAACAGTAGAGTCAGTTGTAGATGCTAAAGTAGTTCAACCACAACGCGGTAAGAAAAAAGAAATGATAGATTTAGCAATAAAAAATGCAAAAATCGCATTGAAAAATAAATTTGAACTTATCGCAAAAGACGAATCTAGAACGGTAAAAGCGATTGATAACCTTGGAGAAGCAATGGGAATTCAAACGCCAATTAGAATAGAAGCATTTGATAATTCTAATATACAAGGTGTTGATCCAGTTTCTGTAATGGTTGCATTTGTTGATGGAAAACCAAGTAAAAAAGATTATCGAAAATATAAAATCAAAACGGTTGATGGGCCAGATGACTATAAATCAATGCAAGAAGCTGTGAGAAGAAGATATACAAGAGTTTTAAAAGAAGGATTACCGATACCAGATTTAATCATCGTCGATGGTGGTAAAGGTCATATGTCATCGGTAAGAGAAGTATTAGAAAACGAATTAGGTTTAGATATTCCTATTGCTGGTTTAAGTAAAAATGACAAACACCAAACGTCAGAATTACTTTACGGCATGCAAGCAGAAATTATACCACTAAAGAAAAATTCACAAGAATTTTACTTATTACAACGAATTCAAGATGAAGTGCATCGATTTGCAATTAGTTTCCATCGATCAACACGTCAAAAAACAACTTTAAAATCTGCTTTAGATGATATAGAAGGTATTGGACCGAAAAGAAAACAAAATCTGTTAAAACATTTCGGCTCAATTAAAAAAATGAGAGAAGCAGATATGGAAGCATTTACAAATTTAGGTCTACCAAAAAAAGTTGCAGAAAACTTGATTGAAAAACTAAAATCTTAA
- the trxA gene encoding thioredoxin yields MALVKATDSNFDEQIKEGVSLVDFWAPWCGPCKMIAPVLEDLAKDVEGKANIVKVDVDENQATAAKYEVMSIPTLIVFKDGEAVDKVVGFQPKEQLEQVLSKHY; encoded by the coding sequence ATGGCATTAGTAAAAGCAACTGATTCAAATTTCGATGAACAAATTAAAGAAGGCGTAAGTTTAGTGGACTTCTGGGCACCTTGGTGTGGACCTTGTAAAATGATCGCACCAGTACTTGAAGATTTAGCTAAAGACGTTGAAGGTAAAGCTAATATCGTGAAAGTTGATGTAGACGAAAACCAAGCAACTGCTGCTAAATACGAAGTAATGAGTATTCCAACTTTAATCGTATTCAAAGATGGCGAAGCTGTAGATAAAGTAGTTGGTTTCCAACCTAAAGAACAATTGGAACAAGTTTTATCTAAACATTATTAA
- a CDS encoding enoyl-CoA hydratase/isomerase family protein — MIETKIENQILFIQLNHGPVNALNEAVLNGLIEAIENKGFDPNIKVIVIKGNGKCFSAGADIKSFPNLTKHERLNLASTSAKLFRLIKTCHKPVISSIHGVCLGGGFELALACDMRIITQDTKVGLPEINLGIFPGFGGVRRLSDMVGQHKALQIALTGENVNLNDIKELFNDIVKDEVELDQVTLALAQQIASKSADSIKVIKQMSNLDLSLESDQIEERHFVDIIDTENAKEGIDAFISKRKPQFK, encoded by the coding sequence ATGATTGAAACAAAAATAGAAAATCAAATATTGTTTATTCAATTAAATCATGGACCAGTAAATGCGCTAAATGAAGCGGTGTTGAATGGATTGATTGAAGCGATTGAAAACAAAGGATTTGATCCAAATATTAAAGTCATCGTTATAAAAGGTAACGGTAAATGTTTTTCTGCTGGTGCAGATATTAAATCATTTCCAAATTTAACTAAGCACGAAAGGCTTAATTTAGCATCTACAAGTGCAAAACTATTTAGATTAATTAAAACTTGTCATAAACCAGTGATTAGTTCCATTCATGGTGTATGTTTAGGTGGAGGATTTGAATTAGCATTGGCATGTGATATGCGTATCATTACACAAGATACTAAAGTAGGTTTACCGGAAATTAATTTAGGTATATTCCCAGGCTTTGGTGGTGTCAGAAGGTTGTCTGATATGGTTGGACAACATAAAGCACTACAAATTGCATTAACTGGTGAGAATGTAAATTTAAATGATATTAAAGAATTGTTTAACGATATCGTTAAAGATGAAGTGGAATTAGATCAAGTAACTTTAGCGTTAGCACAACAAATTGCATCTAAATCAGCAGATTCAATTAAAGTCATAAAACAAATGTCTAATTTAGATTTATCATTAGAAAGTGATCAAATTGAAGAAAGACATTTCGTAGATATTATTGATACTGAAAATGCTAAAGAAGGTATCGATGCATTTATATCAAAGAGAAAACCACAATTTAAGTGA
- a CDS encoding endonuclease MutS2, whose amino-acid sequence MNDKTLKVLEYPLIIQQLLAHATSDIAEQLIKELQPSIDIETVKHSLNETDELTQIYNKHRMPGYSGLKDIKSYVRRSEIGSLLNVEELNQIKRNIQVQNRFKTFYASIVDEDEDILYPNIDGYAAQLPVLSDLLNQISEQCDEHDLFDNASPKLADLRYQIRKTTDRIKSRLEQMVRSQSNQKKLSDALVTVRNDRHVIPVKAEYRQDFSGIVHDQSASGQTLYIEPSAIVEMHNQIAQVKAKEKEEKDRLLYILTESVSEVGQELLLSTQIMGHLDFVTAKAKYGATIKATKPAVSDDRTIYLPKARHPLINQDDVVSNTIEFKQDINAVIITGPNTGGKTVTLKTVGLISLMAQSGLLIPTLDGSIITIFKKVFCDIGDEQSIEQSLSTFSSHMKNIVSIIDQSDKDSLILFDELGAGTDPSEGAALAMSILDYTIERDALIMATTHYPELKAYSYNREKVMNASVEFDVETLRPTYKLLMGIPGRSNAFEISKKLGLKTELINHAKTLIGQDEKEINQMIASLEKNAKSVENDRIEVEKLKQESTALHQSLSQELQRFENFKKQLMDEARTKANQEVKQKTKEAETILQELREMRDNSAANVKEHELIERKKRLDNQYTAESLKQNVQKERHDKIEKGDDVKVLSYGQKGEVIEVINEEEAVVQMGILKMKIEIKDLEKLDKKKQPVKKVVPRTNRSTIKMDLDLRGYRYEEAMIELDQYLDQAVLSNYGTVNIIHGKGTGALQKGVTDHLKRHRSVDSYRTGMPSEGGFGVTVVTLK is encoded by the coding sequence ATGAATGATAAAACATTAAAAGTTCTTGAGTATCCCTTAATTATTCAACAATTATTAGCACATGCGACAAGTGATATTGCTGAGCAACTCATAAAAGAACTACAACCAAGTATAGATATAGAAACCGTAAAACATAGTTTAAACGAAACAGATGAATTAACTCAAATTTATAATAAGCACAGAATGCCGGGATATTCAGGGCTTAAAGATATTAAATCTTATGTTAGACGCTCTGAAATTGGTAGTTTATTGAACGTTGAAGAACTTAATCAAATTAAGCGAAACATTCAAGTTCAGAATCGATTTAAAACTTTTTATGCAAGTATCGTCGATGAAGATGAAGACATCCTTTATCCAAATATAGATGGATACGCAGCGCAATTGCCTGTATTAAGTGATTTGCTTAATCAAATCAGTGAACAATGTGATGAACATGATTTATTTGATAATGCGAGTCCAAAATTAGCTGATTTAAGATATCAAATCAGAAAAACAACAGATAGAATCAAATCAAGACTAGAACAAATGGTTCGATCTCAGTCCAATCAGAAGAAATTATCTGATGCGCTAGTAACTGTAAGAAATGATAGACATGTTATACCAGTTAAAGCTGAATATAGACAAGACTTTAGCGGTATTGTTCATGATCAATCTGCTTCTGGTCAAACTTTATATATCGAGCCAAGTGCAATTGTAGAAATGCATAATCAAATTGCACAAGTTAAGGCAAAAGAAAAAGAAGAAAAAGATAGATTACTTTATATCTTAACCGAAAGTGTCAGTGAAGTAGGTCAAGAATTGTTATTAAGCACACAAATTATGGGACATTTAGATTTTGTCACTGCGAAAGCAAAGTATGGTGCAACTATTAAAGCTACAAAACCAGCTGTATCGGATGATAGAACAATCTATTTACCTAAAGCGAGACATCCACTCATTAACCAAGATGATGTAGTCAGTAATACAATCGAGTTTAAACAAGATATAAATGCTGTGATTATTACAGGACCAAACACAGGTGGTAAGACTGTTACATTAAAAACAGTTGGCTTAATTTCATTAATGGCACAGTCTGGTTTGTTAATCCCAACTTTAGATGGCTCTATTATTACGATATTCAAAAAAGTATTTTGTGATATTGGAGACGAACAATCTATTGAGCAATCATTATCAACATTTTCATCTCACATGAAAAATATTGTAAGTATCATTGATCAATCTGATAAAGATTCTTTGATTTTATTCGACGAATTAGGTGCGGGTACGGATCCGAGTGAAGGTGCCGCTTTAGCAATGAGTATTTTAGATTATACGATTGAACGTGATGCGTTGATTATGGCTACAACACATTACCCAGAATTGAAAGCATATAGCTACAATCGTGAAAAAGTAATGAATGCTAGTGTTGAATTTGATGTTGAAACGTTAAGACCAACATATAAATTATTGATGGGCATTCCTGGTCGATCAAACGCATTTGAAATTTCAAAAAAATTAGGATTAAAAACAGAACTTATCAATCATGCGAAAACATTAATCGGACAAGATGAGAAAGAAATCAATCAAATGATTGCTTCATTAGAAAAAAATGCAAAATCTGTTGAAAATGATAGAATTGAAGTTGAAAAACTTAAACAAGAATCAACTGCATTACATCAATCATTAAGTCAAGAATTACAACGTTTTGAAAACTTTAAAAAACAGTTAATGGATGAAGCACGTACGAAAGCAAACCAAGAAGTAAAACAAAAGACAAAAGAAGCTGAAACGATACTTCAAGAATTACGAGAAATGAGAGACAATTCTGCAGCAAATGTGAAAGAACATGAACTCATTGAAAGAAAGAAACGATTAGATAACCAATATACAGCTGAATCACTGAAACAAAATGTGCAAAAAGAAAGACACGATAAGATAGAAAAAGGCGACGATGTCAAAGTACTTTCATATGGACAAAAAGGTGAAGTCATTGAAGTGATCAATGAAGAAGAAGCGGTTGTTCAAATGGGTATATTAAAAATGAAAATTGAAATAAAAGATTTAGAAAAACTAGATAAGAAGAAACAGCCTGTGAAAAAAGTTGTACCTAGAACAAATCGATCTACAATAAAAATGGATTTAGATTTAAGAGGTTATCGATATGAAGAAGCAATGATAGAATTAGATCAATATTTAGATCAAGCTGTACTTTCAAATTACGGTACAGTAAACATTATTCATGGTAAAGGTACGGGTGCACTTCAAAAAGGTGTCACTGATCACTTAAAACGACACCGTTCAGTTGATAGTTACAGAACAGGTATGCCTTCAGAAGGTGGATTTGGTGTAACTGTAGTAACGTTGAAATAA
- the polX gene encoding DNA polymerase/3'-5' exonuclease PolX, with the protein MLTKKDIIKMLETIAIYMEIKGENPFKVSAYRKASQSLETDERTLQEIEDITTLKGIGKGVGDVINEYLNEGTQTYLDELKQEIPEGLIPLLKIPGLGSKKIAKLYKELDIKNKEDLIDACENKKVSELPGFAKKTEQKLLEEAKILGQRPERYPINSMIKAQSSIQKYLESIDEIKQFQVAGSYRRMRETSKDLDYIIATDDEMKVQSLLLELPNINEQIAVGQTKVSLDLKIDDDIIGVDFRLIKPASFYHTLQHFTGSKDHNIRIRQLAKQRNEKVSEYGIEKSDGSLITYDSEKKIYEHYDVPFIPPAMREDGTEFDKDLKDIIQLGDINGDIHMHTTYSDGAFKIEEMIEAAIKRNYKFICITDHSRNLAVANGLSIERLLEQNKIIKSLNEKYQEIDIYSGTEMDIKPDGTLDYPDEVLKELDYVIAAIHQSFNQTEEEIMHRLKTACENPYVRHIAHPTGRIIGRREGYKVNMEQLIKMARESNTVLELNANPQRLDLNAEVLKANPDLMITINTDAHHIDHFDFMKYGVGTAQKGWVRKSQVINAMSRDAFKTWITSNK; encoded by the coding sequence ATGTTAACAAAAAAAGATATTATAAAAATGTTAGAAACAATTGCGATATATATGGAGATTAAAGGGGAGAATCCTTTTAAAGTATCTGCGTATAGAAAAGCAAGTCAATCACTTGAAACCGATGAAAGAACATTGCAAGAAATAGAAGATATTACAACTTTAAAAGGCATTGGTAAAGGTGTAGGAGATGTCATTAATGAATATTTAAATGAGGGTACACAAACCTATTTAGACGAATTGAAACAAGAAATTCCTGAAGGTTTAATCCCACTTCTAAAAATTCCTGGTTTAGGTAGTAAAAAAATAGCTAAACTTTATAAAGAATTAGATATTAAAAATAAAGAAGATTTGATAGATGCTTGTGAAAATAAAAAAGTTTCTGAATTACCTGGTTTTGCTAAAAAAACAGAACAAAAATTATTAGAAGAAGCGAAAATATTAGGTCAAAGACCTGAGAGATATCCAATAAATTCAATGATTAAAGCACAATCGAGCATTCAAAAATATTTAGAGAGTATCGACGAAATAAAACAATTCCAAGTTGCCGGAAGCTACAGAAGAATGAGAGAAACAAGTAAAGATTTAGATTACATCATTGCTACAGACGATGAAATGAAAGTACAGTCATTATTATTAGAACTACCTAATATTAATGAACAAATTGCTGTAGGACAGACTAAAGTTTCACTCGATTTAAAGATTGATGATGATATTATCGGTGTAGATTTTAGATTAATTAAACCAGCATCTTTTTATCATACGTTACAGCACTTCACTGGATCAAAAGACCACAATATTCGAATAAGACAACTTGCTAAACAAAGAAATGAGAAAGTCAGCGAATATGGAATTGAAAAAAGTGATGGAAGTTTAATCACTTATGATAGCGAGAAAAAAATATATGAACATTATGATGTTCCGTTTATTCCACCAGCAATGAGAGAAGATGGTACTGAATTTGATAAAGATCTTAAAGATATCATTCAACTCGGTGATATAAATGGAGATATCCATATGCACACGACTTACAGTGATGGTGCATTTAAAATTGAAGAAATGATTGAAGCGGCAATTAAACGAAATTATAAATTTATTTGTATTACGGATCATTCTAGAAATTTAGCAGTCGCAAATGGTTTGTCGATTGAACGATTACTCGAACAAAATAAAATAATTAAATCTCTCAATGAAAAATATCAAGAAATTGATATTTACAGTGGTACGGAAATGGATATAAAGCCAGATGGCACATTAGATTATCCTGATGAAGTATTGAAAGAGTTAGATTATGTTATTGCTGCAATTCATCAGAGCTTTAACCAAACTGAAGAAGAAATTATGCATCGACTCAAAACAGCTTGTGAAAATCCATATGTCAGACACATTGCACATCCAACTGGTAGAATTATAGGCCGAAGAGAAGGGTACAAAGTTAATATGGAGCAACTCATTAAGATGGCGAGAGAGTCGAACACAGTGTTAGAATTAAATGCAAATCCACAAAGGTTAGATTTAAATGCAGAAGTGTTGAAAGCCAATCCAGATTTAATGATTACAATTAATACGGATGCACATCATATTGATCACTTTGATTTCATGAAATATGGTGTTGGCACTGCACAAAAAGGCTGGGTACGTAAATCCCAAGTCATTAATGCAATGAGCCGTGACGCATTCAAAACATGGATTACTTCAAATAAATAA
- a CDS encoding CvpA family protein, which produces MITLLTVLCLLLGVIIGYRRGLVLQSLHSIATISSLVIAAICYVPFSKQLHLILPYPSASTDGKNVIFDNINNENAFYNIMAILILFVFTKVILQIIATVFDFYHQMTFGGKYQKYFAIALGFIEAYIIVIIIIAAIAVIPVPSFIESLHQSSLGNLILTKTPFLSDLLVKWLSN; this is translated from the coding sequence ATGATTACATTACTCACGGTTTTATGTTTGTTATTGGGTGTTATCATTGGCTATAGACGTGGTCTCGTCTTACAATCTTTACATTCCATTGCAACAATCAGTTCATTAGTTATAGCAGCAATATGCTATGTACCATTTAGTAAACAATTACATTTAATTCTACCTTATCCAAGTGCTTCAACGGATGGTAAGAATGTGATATTTGATAATATAAATAATGAGAATGCGTTCTATAATATTATGGCAATTCTCATTTTGTTTGTTTTTACAAAAGTGATTTTACAAATTATAGCTACTGTATTTGATTTTTATCATCAAATGACATTTGGTGGCAAATATCAAAAATATTTTGCGATAGCATTAGGCTTTATCGAAGCTTACATCATCGTCATCATTATAATTGCAGCAATTGCAGTTATACCGGTACCTTCATTTATAGAATCATTACATCAGTCTTCATTAGGAAATCTGATACTAACAAAAACACCATTCTTATCTGATCTATTAGTAAAATGGCTTTCAAATTAA
- the zapA gene encoding cell division protein ZapA gives MSENKNRVTVVINDQHYTIIGEDDPSHIRYVAGRVDEKIKALGRLNAGLDTTRKSVLTAVNVMHEYVKLEDENEKLKEEIKQLKNKGN, from the coding sequence ATGAGTGAAAACAAAAATAGAGTTACAGTAGTTATAAATGATCAACATTATACAATTATTGGTGAAGATGATCCTTCTCATATTCGATATGTAGCTGGAAGAGTAGACGAGAAGATTAAAGCGCTTGGGCGATTAAATGCCGGTTTAGATACAACGCGTAAATCAGTACTCACTGCTGTAAATGTGATGCATGAATATGTTAAATTAGAAGATGAAAATGAAAAATTAAAAGAAGAAATTAAACAATTAAAAAATAAAGGAAATTGA
- the rnhC gene encoding ribonuclease HIII, whose amino-acid sequence MANIVKIINTETINQIISKYHMETTNLPTGTLARKKIKSTQVQIYRSKKIMFQGKDAEQVASEVLGQKMTPTQSSAPKTPKTYQFDSHNTIGSDEAGSGDYFGPLTVCAAYVSKKNALLLKELGVMDSKSLTDTKIVTLAEQIIQICPHSLIVLDNQNYNEKQAEGWSQVKMKAVLHNQAITNVINRIDEQSLEQIVIDQFVQASTYERYVIGPMPRKDITYFETKGESKSIAIAAASIIARYAFVKHMDKLSQTYNVTIPKGASNKVDLEAAKLIQKHSIQQLDQITKKHFKNRDKALSLVSRKRRD is encoded by the coding sequence GTGGCTAACATCGTAAAAATTATAAATACAGAAACAATTAATCAAATCATTTCAAAATATCATATGGAAACCACAAATTTACCAACTGGTACACTCGCTCGCAAAAAAATTAAAAGTACCCAAGTTCAAATTTATCGATCAAAGAAAATTATGTTTCAAGGTAAAGACGCAGAACAAGTTGCAAGTGAAGTACTCGGTCAAAAAATGACACCTACGCAAAGTTCAGCGCCTAAAACACCAAAGACTTATCAATTTGATTCACACAATACTATTGGTAGTGACGAAGCAGGAAGTGGTGATTATTTCGGACCATTAACTGTATGTGCAGCATATGTTTCAAAAAAGAATGCATTACTTTTAAAAGAATTAGGCGTGATGGATTCAAAATCATTAACAGACACAAAAATCGTTACCCTTGCTGAACAAATCATTCAAATATGTCCACATTCACTTATCGTACTTGATAATCAAAATTATAATGAGAAACAAGCTGAAGGTTGGAGTCAAGTTAAGATGAAAGCAGTCTTACATAATCAAGCAATCACAAACGTCATTAATCGAATAGATGAACAGTCACTAGAACAAATCGTGATTGACCAATTTGTGCAAGCAAGCACTTATGAAAGATATGTGATTGGACCAATGCCTCGTAAAGACATTACATATTTCGAAACAAAAGGCGAATCAAAATCGATTGCTATTGCAGCAGCTAGTATTATCGCACGATATGCATTTGTTAAACATATGGATAAACTATCACAAACATATAATGTTACGATACCAAAAGGAGCAAGTAATAAAGTCGATTTAGAAGCTGCAAAGCTCATCCAAAAACATAGTATTCAACAACTCGATCAAATTACAAAGAAACATTTTAAAAATAGAGACAAAGCATTGAGCTTAGTCAGCCGTAAAAGGAGAGATTAA